In Leptolyngbya sp. FACHB-261, a genomic segment contains:
- a CDS encoding iron-containing redox enzyme family protein, whose amino-acid sequence MQSNVIPRLDLEKLEAVTPAQNSSTGPVNLNYAEAEQIFIQLLDTENLDQNLATHHPEIEQFEQALVTAIQAAYAEATSPEDAQAEAHLFLQRVLYRINRLKLFWYDDLQHYTNERSFYLQQVRNQIEAAWQPWELTHLDVEALEKLDLEAVKQALTERAAADLDPPLSAESRFLREQMTELGYRHLLAITSFDGLVEASRLSRILGGAANEIQATLTRVLIEEYGGGRLHRKHSTFFAQMLAEFGMSTEPEAYFDLVPWQVLACANHNFLLTECKRHFLRYNGGLAYFEVAGPSAYRNYLAAAQRLNLSTAAMGYWDLHIREDERHGRWMMDDVSLPLAERYPVEAWQLVLGYDQEKLMGDRAGAAVVRYIREAEREMVDPISSSDTQ is encoded by the coding sequence ATGCAAAGCAACGTTATCCCACGTTTAGATCTAGAAAAGTTAGAGGCGGTTACTCCAGCACAGAACTCTTCCACTGGTCCAGTTAACCTCAACTACGCTGAAGCTGAGCAGATCTTTATTCAGCTTCTAGATACTGAAAACTTAGACCAAAATCTCGCGACTCATCACCCAGAAATTGAGCAGTTTGAGCAGGCCTTGGTGACCGCCATTCAAGCAGCTTATGCAGAGGCAACCAGCCCTGAAGATGCACAAGCGGAGGCTCACCTCTTTCTCCAACGAGTGCTCTATCGCATCAATCGGCTTAAGCTGTTTTGGTACGACGATCTGCAGCACTACACCAACGAGCGCTCCTTTTACCTACAGCAGGTCCGCAACCAAATCGAGGCGGCTTGGCAACCTTGGGAGTTGACCCATTTGGATGTAGAAGCGCTAGAAAAGTTAGATCTAGAAGCGGTCAAGCAAGCTCTAACTGAGCGGGCAGCGGCTGATTTGGATCCACCTCTTTCAGCAGAAAGCCGCTTTTTGCGTGAGCAAATGACCGAACTGGGTTATCGTCATTTGTTGGCGATTACTTCTTTCGATGGCTTGGTTGAAGCTAGTCGCCTCTCACGCATTTTGGGGGGTGCTGCTAACGAGATCCAAGCGACTCTAACTCGGGTGCTGATTGAAGAGTATGGGGGCGGGCGTTTACATCGCAAGCACTCCACTTTCTTTGCGCAAATGCTGGCAGAGTTTGGTATGAGCACCGAGCCTGAAGCCTATTTTGATCTAGTGCCCTGGCAAGTTCTAGCCTGCGCAAACCACAACTTTTTACTGACCGAGTGTAAGCGTCATTTCTTGCGCTACAACGGTGGCCTAGCCTATTTTGAAGTTGCTGGACCTTCGGCTTATAGAAACTACCTAGCTGCTGCTCAGCGATTGAACCTTTCTACGGCAGCAATGGGCTACTGGGATTTGCATATCCGAGAAGACGAGCGGCACGGTCGCTGGATGATGGATGATGTCTCCTTGCCCCTTGCGGAGCGATATCCAGTTGAGGCTTGGCAGTTAGTTCTAGGCTACGACCAAGAAAAACTGATGGGAGACCGAGCCGGTGCTGCTGTCGTACGCTATATTCGCGAAGCAGAACGGGAAATGGTTGACCCAATTTCTTCCAGCGATACCCAATGA
- a CDS encoding class I SAM-dependent methyltransferase — protein MKEALLNLEESTKLFSPKEVFFCPEESQFYSHCLDLLVLNRCVSSEAIVEFGCGDGSPIINSLLKTPFKGEIHGYDLNASACKVAQSRIEQYGLDNKYVIHNHSFFEAARPEAEYLIANPPYLPAPDADILMPLLHGGSDGASITKQLLALNYDNVLVMLSSYSNPIDTVEYAKSQDYCIADFMILPLKFGYYSSEPKVKHTIFNLRRKRKAFFSPNIYFLAGVLFKKQCQSTVDLSDELLRVMTVL, from the coding sequence TTGAAAGAAGCACTGCTGAACCTGGAAGAATCCACTAAACTGTTCTCTCCTAAAGAAGTATTCTTCTGCCCAGAGGAGTCTCAGTTCTATTCTCATTGTTTAGATTTACTGGTTCTCAATCGTTGCGTCAGTTCTGAGGCCATCGTTGAGTTTGGTTGTGGAGATGGCAGCCCAATCATCAACTCGCTGCTTAAGACACCATTCAAAGGAGAAATTCACGGCTACGACCTCAATGCTTCGGCTTGTAAGGTTGCTCAGTCAAGAATTGAACAATATGGGTTAGACAACAAATACGTTATTCATAATCACTCTTTTTTTGAAGCTGCAAGACCCGAAGCAGAATATTTAATTGCGAATCCACCCTATCTGCCTGCCCCTGACGCCGATATTTTGATGCCACTCCTGCATGGGGGTAGTGACGGAGCTAGCATTACTAAACAGCTCCTAGCTTTAAACTACGACAATGTGCTGGTGATGCTATCCAGCTACTCTAATCCGATTGATACAGTTGAATACGCTAAATCTCAGGATTACTGTATTGCGGACTTTATGATTTTGCCTTTGAAGTTTGGCTACTACAGCTCTGAACCCAAAGTCAAACATACAATTTTCAATCTTCGCAGAAAGCGCAAAGCCTTCTTCTCCCCGAACATCTACTTTTTGGCGGGTGTTCTGTTCAAAAAGCAGTGTCAATCTACAGTTGATCTGTCTGATGAACTGCTCAGAGTCATGACTGTTCTGTAG
- the gorA gene encoding glutathione-disulfide reductase produces MAFDYDLLIIGAGSGGMAAARVAVECGAKVALVEQEAIGGTCVNRGCIPMKLLDYASRFSRLYQEAKHYGWTVANQFDWSSFMAAKDQEVQHINQAKLSQLEQAGIELIKGQACFVDEHTVEIISAQASLAQISTAQSSTSQTTNRISAEKILLAVGSKPFLPHVPGIEHAITSEEMFRQKRQPQQIAIVGGGYIGVGFASALNGLGSQVTLLVLEDQILSGWDDDIRNIVSSGMTQRGVQIWCGTKVENIEPEGNFRLTLSGDHPSFLLVDTLLYATGRIPNTDGLALEKAGVKLGEKGAVVVDEQYRTNQPHIFAIGDCINRVELTPVAVAEGRAFAEQEFGSQRRNVNYDWVPAAVTCQPEAATIGLTEAQAREKLGDAVQCHRREFQPLFYSFSPEREPTLMKLIVDGSQSEKVIGAHIVGRGASEIVQSVGLALKMGATLNEFEAHIPTHPTSAEELFSHR; encoded by the coding sequence ATGGCTTTCGATTACGATCTGCTAATTATTGGGGCTGGCTCCGGGGGCATGGCGGCTGCTCGTGTAGCCGTCGAGTGTGGTGCTAAGGTTGCTTTGGTTGAGCAGGAGGCGATTGGGGGTACTTGTGTCAACCGCGGCTGTATTCCCATGAAGCTGCTGGACTACGCCTCCCGCTTTTCGCGTCTGTACCAAGAGGCAAAGCATTACGGTTGGACTGTTGCTAACCAGTTTGATTGGTCTAGCTTTATGGCTGCCAAAGATCAAGAAGTTCAGCACATCAACCAAGCCAAGCTCAGCCAGCTTGAGCAAGCAGGCATCGAGCTGATTAAGGGGCAGGCTTGCTTCGTTGACGAGCACACTGTAGAGATTATCTCTGCCCAAGCAAGTCTTGCCCAAATAAGTACGGCTCAATCAAGCACTTCCCAAACAACGAATCGAATCAGCGCTGAAAAGATTCTGCTAGCAGTGGGCTCGAAACCTTTCCTACCCCATGTCCCAGGGATCGAGCATGCAATTACCTCTGAAGAGATGTTTCGTCAAAAGCGCCAGCCGCAGCAGATTGCCATTGTTGGTGGTGGCTACATCGGCGTGGGTTTTGCTAGTGCCTTAAACGGCTTGGGTTCTCAAGTGACACTGCTAGTTCTTGAAGACCAAATCCTGTCTGGTTGGGACGATGATATCCGCAATATTGTTAGTTCCGGCATGACCCAAAGGGGCGTGCAGATTTGGTGTGGTACCAAGGTTGAAAACATTGAGCCGGAAGGAAACTTTCGCTTAACCTTGTCAGGCGATCATCCTAGTTTCTTGCTGGTCGATACCCTACTTTACGCCACGGGTCGCATTCCCAATACTGACGGTCTGGCGCTGGAAAAGGCAGGTGTAAAACTGGGTGAGAAAGGTGCAGTTGTGGTGGATGAGCAGTACCGTACAAATCAACCCCACATCTTCGCGATTGGCGATTGCATTAATCGGGTTGAACTGACCCCAGTTGCTGTTGCCGAAGGACGAGCTTTTGCTGAACAGGAATTTGGCAGCCAGCGCCGCAACGTCAATTACGATTGGGTGCCTGCTGCTGTTACCTGTCAACCGGAGGCCGCCACAATCGGCCTAACTGAGGCTCAAGCCCGCGAGAAACTGGGCGATGCTGTGCAGTGCCACCGTCGGGAGTTTCAACCGCTGTTTTACAGCTTCAGCCCTGAGCGAGAGCCCACGTTAATGAAGCTGATTGTGGATGGCAGTCAGTCGGAAAAAGTAATTGGTGCTCATATTGTGGGCCGAGGGGCTTCTGAAATCGTTCAGAGTGTTGGCCTGGCCCTCAAAATGGGCGCGACTCTAAACGAGTTTGAAGCCCACATCCCAACTCATCCCACTAGCGCCGAGGAGCTATTCAGCCACCGCTGA
- a CDS encoding Mo-dependent nitrogenase C-terminal domain-containing protein: MCPPTSTYSSQQISAWLRGLLAVAWADGDFSLEEQQFIAAITRDELADDLQLETLKPISPAELAAALGSDQPGSSDLAQNFLRTAVMTAVADGFYSEAEDELLHRFCDALGQTVDALQSLRVTLEPRQVRVELATVPPAIQSGVHSDVLQPVRNWLDGMDVQDPRIARFLCRLIPAQCPFERDVKLFGHRVVHIPPMCKLNPLYEQLVGLRFRSLCYLAEQCGEDVAQYC; encoded by the coding sequence ATGTGCCCTCCAACTTCTACCTACTCGTCTCAGCAAATCTCTGCTTGGCTACGAGGACTGCTGGCGGTTGCCTGGGCAGACGGTGATTTCAGTCTTGAGGAGCAGCAGTTTATCGCGGCTATCACCCGTGACGAACTGGCTGATGACTTGCAATTAGAAACCCTAAAGCCGATTAGCCCAGCTGAGTTGGCTGCGGCCCTTGGCTCTGACCAACCCGGAAGTTCAGACTTGGCCCAGAACTTTCTGCGCACAGCGGTGATGACCGCGGTGGCTGACGGCTTCTACTCCGAAGCGGAGGACGAGCTGCTGCATCGCTTCTGCGATGCGCTGGGCCAAACAGTGGACGCCTTGCAGTCACTCCGGGTGACCCTGGAGCCGAGACAGGTAAGAGTTGAACTTGCCACTGTGCCTCCCGCCATCCAGTCTGGAGTGCACTCAGATGTCTTGCAACCTGTGCGTAACTGGTTAGATGGCATGGACGTTCAGGATCCCCGCATTGCGCGGTTCCTCTGTCGCCTGATCCCTGCCCAGTGCCCCTTCGAGCGCGATGTGAAGCTGTTTGGTCATCGAGTGGTCCACATTCCCCCGATGTGCAAGCTCAACCCGCTATACGAGCAGCTGGTAGGACTGCGCTTTCGCTCTCTCTGTTACCTGGCAGAGCAGTGCGGCGAAGATGTCGCTCAATATTGCTAA